In Humulus lupulus chromosome 6, drHumLupu1.1, whole genome shotgun sequence, a single genomic region encodes these proteins:
- the LOC133782788 gene encoding uncharacterized protein LOC133782788, with protein MKDRYRNRKILRHEHFEKHYNGPEDWDKVLNNLTNDVNKEEWKQICQLFTSPQFIARSVKNKENRKKQKYSTTQGTKSLAAVRFEKTNPDLIESWKDYHWKKATNDFVNDDARQDYEKLKADFELQT; from the exons ATGAAAGACCGATACCGTAATAGGAAAATACTAAGACACGAACACTTTGAGAAACACTACAATGGACCGGAGGATTGGGATAAGGTTCTAAACAACCTAACCAATGATGTTAACAAGGAGGAGTGGAAGCAGATCtgtcagttatttacaagtcCACAATTTATTGCGCGCTCCGTAAAGAATAAGGAAAATCGGAAGAAACAAAAGTATTCTACAACGCAGGGTACAAAATCGCTGGCAGCCGTCCGTTTTGAAAAA acGAACCCGGACCTCATTGAGTCATGGAAGGATTATCATTGGAAGAAAGCAACAAATGATTTCGTGAACGATGATGCtcgccaagattat gaaaaactgaaggctgattttgagttacaaactTAG